The proteins below are encoded in one region of Phaseolus vulgaris cultivar G19833 chromosome 1, P. vulgaris v2.0, whole genome shotgun sequence:
- the LOC137815785 gene encoding uncharacterized protein, with the protein MRATTRQGSARTTSEEMSMQQVMEMMRGLQDEMAESRVEQERMQAGLAASRVRNEELHRINEELRRGLSNNQGQREQDETERLTPPREFSTPFSQEILDAVIPNTFAGPKVIFTGMEDPEAHLTAFHTQMVLVGSSDAARCKLFMSTLTGMAMDWFISLPNGHITSFQQLSQLFREQYLANRAPPLVSYDLFDVKQYQGETLKEYINRFGAQVVKFGTSEEHMIVYVFKKGVCPGPFCESIIRNRPRTFAEIRRRAVEHIASEGEVCEKRTSVVPSRPRAQTRDQPVRVNETTTGRKKPEGRRPYETRKPQPRGPAGGDRSARERARPARYNFVVELKDLIAVPNIAERLRRPAKTDKVLGPRKDSWCEFHEAFGHHIDNCLSLGYQLDELVRSGFLKDYVAEPATTTTLPAPAEEQTHKMPILGKVHTIAGGFSGRGPTASQRKKYARGINSIEERISGNPWESDLVFTRADLQDVVPHDNDPVVISVVTAGRKVHMVLVDQGSSADVMFWSTFNKLRLSPDLLRPYTGCL; encoded by the coding sequence atgaggGCCACCACTAGACAAGGTTCCGCACGCACTACGAGTgaggaaatgtccatgcagcaggtcatggaaatgatgcgggggctgcaggatgaGATGGCGGAATCGAGGGTggaacaagaacgcatgcaggctgGTCTCGCAGCCTCACGTGTGAGAAACGAAGAACTCCACCGTATAAATGAAGAGTTGCGCCGGGGTTTGAGCAATAACCAAGGGCAACGTGAACAAGATGAGACCGAGCGTCTCaccccgccaagggagttttccacacccttctcgcaggagatcctggaTGCAgtaatccccaacacgttcgcgggacccaaggtgatcttcactgggatggaggatcctgaggcgcatctcactgcattccacacgcagatggtgttGGTAGGCAGCTCCGATGCCGcgagatgcaagctctttatgagcaccttgacggggatggcaatggattggttcatcagccttccaaatggccatatcacctcctttcaGCAGTTGTCGCAGCTGTTTAGAGAGCAATACTTGGCGAACAGGGCTCCGCCGCTAGtttcctacgacctgtttgatgtaaaacagtatcaaggtgagaccttgaaggaatacatcaaccgtTTCGGGGCCCAAGTAGTAAAATTTGGTACTTCAGAGGAGCATATGATCGTGTACGTATTCAAAAAAGGCGTATGTCCCGGCCCTTTTTGTGAATCGATTattcgcaatcgccctaggaccttcgctgaaatacggcgtcgggcggtggagcatatcgcctccgagggagaggtgtgtgagaagcgcaccagcgtcgtaccctcacgcccgagagcGCAGACGCGGgatcaacccgtcagggtcaacgagaccacgacggggagaaagaagccagaggggagacgcccctatgagaccagaaaaccccagcccaggggtccagcaggaggggaTCGCTCGGCCAGGGAAAGGGCAAGGCCagcgaggtacaactttgtggtggaattgaaggaTCTGATTGCCGTGCCCAATATAGCTgaaaggttgaggcgaccggcgaagactgacaaggtgttagggcctcgcaaggactcttggtgcgagttccacgaagcTTTTGGTCATCACATCGACAACTGCCTGtcgctgggttaccagctagatgagttggtgagaagcgggtttctgaaggattatgtcgcagagcccGCCACGACCACGACCCTGCCAGCACCAGCGGAAGAACAAACGCACAAGATGCCTATCCTCGGCAaagtccacaccattgctggtggCTTTTCCGGcagaggacccaccgcctcccaacgaaagaaatacgcgagggggatcaattcaattgaagaaagaatctcaggtaatccgtgggagtcagacctcgtgttcacgagggcgGATCTGCAAGATGTTgtgccgcacgacaacgaccccgtagTCATTTCAGTTGTCACGGCGGGCAGAAAGGTGCACATggttcttgtcgaccaaggaagctctgcagatgtcatgttctggtcgacattcaacaagttgcggttgtctcccgacctcttgagaccctacacagggtgcttaTAG